The Streptomyces nitrosporeus genome includes a window with the following:
- a CDS encoding DUF3592 domain-containing protein produces MLAVRIFLVVMVCATSLVLVTNLYALRKARRLESTGARVEGECVNHYWPSGGYVGAICTYSAGGREDLSVRSSRYSVAPVEIGDLVEVTYDRKNPERSMLSFEVGNRVGYDTALTVVMGTLWAGAVVGIFLTW; encoded by the coding sequence GTGCTCGCGGTGAGAATATTTCTCGTTGTCATGGTCTGTGCCACGTCCCTGGTGCTGGTCACCAACCTCTACGCCCTGCGCAAGGCGCGGCGGCTCGAATCCACCGGGGCGCGGGTGGAGGGTGAATGCGTGAACCACTACTGGCCCAGTGGCGGTTATGTGGGTGCGATCTGCACATATTCCGCGGGGGGCAGGGAGGACCTGTCGGTTCGCTCTTCGCGGTATTCCGTCGCGCCTGTGGAGATAGGTGACCTCGTAGAAGTCACCTATGACCGGAAGAATCCGGAGCGCTCGATGCTGTCATTCGAAGTCGGCAACAGGGTGGGCTACGACACTGCGCTGACGGTTGTCATGGGGACGCTGTGGGCGGGGGCCGTCGTGGGAATTTTTCTCACCTGGTGA
- a CDS encoding helix-turn-helix domain-containing protein: protein MTTATMLTGEQAAHEAGVAPATIRKWVQRGRLAPAGKQGRAQLFRLEDVFAAERAARGK from the coding sequence ATGACCACGGCGACGATGCTGACGGGTGAACAGGCCGCGCACGAGGCGGGGGTGGCCCCGGCGACGATCCGCAAGTGGGTCCAGCGGGGCCGCCTGGCGCCGGCGGGGAAGCAGGGGCGGGCCCAGCTCTTCCGGCTGGAGGACGTCTTCGCGGCGGAACGCGCGGCCCGCGGGAAGTAG
- a CDS encoding PIG-L family deacetylase, producing the protein MPRRGLLAAAALAPALAACSVPAPRRSDPAPDPAPGLAIGTGRPALMMQFLAHPDDDLYFMNPDTRQALDAGVPLVCVYLTAGEADGLNKIPGAPRPAPDKAAYSSSRHQGLRQAYATLLGLETFTPWRTSVAGLAGGHRAEVNTLTAGTRRVELVFLNTAMHTTRHRLGLPSLWNDRQLSLRTVVAEGSPLRRAGSYTYDGLLDVLVGLLEHYRPTVVHTLDPDPDIQHSTEAERRADSEQRGYSDHADHTAAACFSWAAMIRWVARTTAAGGEVPGFAVTSYRGYYNRHWPKNLPPEVLTAKAAHLVPYGGSPDWDCGNPSGCGDYNVGGDRPLTNRKGWVRSTHHRYPGPRVITADGPGGRLDAYAVLGLRLVRRRETAPGSGFWGPPRDLGGGPLAPALGAATTADGRLLLFGLRFAALGGHGGDNEREIVVLEQRSPGGGFTAWRGLGTPSPGRDEGRRIGVPVARTTPDGRVHLFVRTAEKGLATRVRDTAGRWSAWRDTGGGEVQDGLATAVDGTGRIHVYGAGHHAVHHWTEEAPGDGPTARTQLGAGPVPGTPPAALTAADGTVDVFHRGQAASRPTVLRAGTTAEHLSGFDGYGPVTAAASPLGPVLLGRTADGLIQLRTPRAHHVRADGPVALDGTALHLGPDGLPAAVGLGVDALPWLWRPAPEAGHNAAS; encoded by the coding sequence CTGCCCAGACGGGGCCTGCTCGCCGCGGCGGCCCTGGCTCCCGCCCTCGCCGCCTGCTCCGTGCCCGCCCCCCGGCGCAGCGACCCGGCCCCCGACCCGGCGCCCGGACTCGCCATCGGCACCGGCCGGCCGGCCCTGATGATGCAGTTCCTGGCCCACCCGGACGACGACCTGTACTTCATGAACCCGGACACCCGGCAGGCCCTCGACGCCGGTGTCCCCCTGGTCTGCGTGTACCTGACCGCGGGCGAGGCCGACGGCCTCAACAAGATCCCCGGCGCCCCGCGCCCGGCCCCCGACAAGGCGGCGTACTCCTCCTCGCGCCACCAGGGGCTCCGGCAGGCCTACGCCACCCTCCTCGGGCTGGAGACGTTCACGCCCTGGCGCACCTCCGTCGCCGGACTCGCCGGGGGCCACCGGGCCGAGGTCAACACCCTCACCGCCGGAACGCGCCGCGTCGAACTGGTCTTCCTGAACACGGCCATGCACACCACCCGGCACCGGCTCGGACTGCCCAGCCTCTGGAACGACCGGCAGCTCTCCCTCCGTACCGTCGTCGCGGAGGGCTCACCGCTGCGCCGGGCCGGTTCGTACACGTACGACGGACTGCTGGACGTCCTCGTCGGCCTGCTGGAGCACTACCGGCCCACCGTCGTCCACACCCTGGACCCCGACCCGGACATCCAGCACAGCACGGAGGCCGAACGCCGCGCGGACAGCGAGCAGCGCGGCTACTCCGACCACGCCGACCACACCGCCGCCGCGTGTTTCAGCTGGGCCGCGATGATCCGGTGGGTGGCGCGCACGACGGCGGCGGGCGGCGAGGTGCCCGGCTTCGCCGTGACCTCCTACCGCGGCTACTACAACCGCCACTGGCCGAAGAACCTGCCGCCGGAGGTCCTCACGGCCAAGGCCGCCCACCTCGTCCCCTACGGCGGCTCACCGGACTGGGACTGCGGCAACCCGTCCGGCTGCGGTGACTACAACGTCGGCGGCGACCGCCCCCTGACCAACCGCAAGGGCTGGGTCCGCTCCACCCACCACCGCTATCCGGGACCCCGCGTCATCACCGCCGACGGGCCCGGCGGGCGCCTCGACGCCTACGCGGTGCTCGGTCTGCGTCTGGTCCGCCGGCGGGAGACCGCCCCGGGCAGCGGCTTCTGGGGGCCGCCGCGGGACCTCGGCGGCGGGCCGCTGGCCCCCGCGCTGGGCGCGGCCACCACCGCCGACGGCCGGCTGCTCCTGTTCGGGCTGCGCTTCGCGGCGCTCGGCGGGCACGGCGGTGACAACGAACGCGAGATCGTGGTGCTGGAACAGCGGTCCCCCGGCGGCGGGTTCACCGCCTGGCGCGGCCTCGGCACCCCCTCCCCCGGGCGGGACGAGGGGCGGCGCATCGGCGTCCCGGTCGCCCGGACGACCCCCGACGGCCGTGTCCACCTCTTCGTGCGCACCGCGGAGAAGGGCCTCGCCACCCGGGTACGCGACACGGCCGGCCGGTGGAGCGCCTGGCGGGACACGGGCGGCGGCGAGGTGCAGGACGGCCTGGCCACCGCCGTCGACGGCACCGGCCGGATACACGTCTACGGGGCCGGGCACCACGCCGTGCACCACTGGACCGAGGAGGCCCCCGGCGACGGGCCGACCGCCCGCACCCAGCTCGGCGCGGGCCCTGTGCCCGGCACGCCCCCCGCCGCGCTGACCGCGGCGGACGGCACCGTGGACGTCTTCCACCGGGGCCAGGCGGCCTCCCGCCCGACCGTCCTGCGGGCCGGGACCACGGCGGAGCACCTGTCCGGGTTCGACGGCTACGGGCCGGTGACCGCGGCCGCCTCACCGCTGGGCCCGGTGCTGCTGGGCCGCACCGCGGACGGCCTGATCCAGCTCCGTACCCCGCGGGCGCACCACGTCCGCGCGGACGGACCCGTCGCCCTGGACGGGACCGCGCTCCACCTCGGCCCGGACGGCCTCCCGGCCGCCGTCGGCCTGGGCGTGGACGCGTTGCCGTGGCTCTGGCGGCCCGCACCGGAAGCGGGGCATAACGCCGCGTCATGA
- a CDS encoding phage tail protein, whose product MAGNNSSEIRVAGTGRILVANLNAPLPEAFSDDPAADWGSEWTDLGYTSTDGVTFSKKDKLDPVETWQSISPARFVYADRDLTLKFSMLQFNEDTLPFFLGGSGGDFRRGAEGSNTVQFDVPDGPTFDERALGLEFTDGTAVTYRFVIPRGQVTATDDIKLARKAAAMLGVTFTALSPGEGQALATFVMKDAAYAVPAGA is encoded by the coding sequence ATGGCAGGCAACAACTCGTCCGAGATCCGCGTCGCCGGTACCGGCCGCATCCTCGTCGCGAACCTCAACGCCCCTCTCCCGGAGGCGTTCTCCGACGACCCGGCGGCCGACTGGGGTTCGGAGTGGACCGACCTCGGCTACACCTCCACGGACGGGGTGACCTTCTCCAAGAAGGACAAGCTGGACCCGGTCGAGACGTGGCAGTCGATCAGCCCGGCCCGGTTCGTCTACGCGGACCGCGACCTGACGCTGAAGTTCTCGATGCTGCAGTTCAACGAGGACACGCTGCCCTTCTTCCTGGGCGGCTCCGGGGGCGACTTCCGCAGGGGCGCGGAAGGCTCGAACACCGTCCAGTTCGACGTGCCGGACGGCCCGACCTTCGACGAGCGCGCCCTCGGCCTGGAGTTCACCGACGGCACGGCGGTCACCTACCGCTTCGTCATCCCGCGCGGCCAGGTGACGGCCACCGACGACATCAAGCTGGCCCGCAAGGCCGCCGCGATGCTCGGTGTCACCTTCACCGCCCTCTCCCCGGGTGAGGGCCAGGCACTCGCCACCTTCGTCATGAAGGACGCCGCCTACGCGGTGCCGGCCGGCGCCTGA
- the rpsG gene encoding 30S ribosomal protein S7, whose amino-acid sequence MPRKGPAPKRPVIIDPVYSSPLVTSLINKILLDGKRSTAERIVYGAMEGLREKTGADPVITLKRALENVKPSIEVKSRRVGGATYQVPIEVKPGRAATLALRWVVGYSRARREKTMTERLMNELLDASNGLGAAVKKREDTHKMAESNKAFAHYRW is encoded by the coding sequence ATGCCTCGTAAGGGCCCCGCCCCGAAGCGCCCGGTCATCATCGACCCGGTCTACAGCTCTCCTCTTGTCACGTCGCTGATCAACAAGATCCTGCTCGACGGCAAGCGTTCCACCGCCGAGCGGATCGTGTACGGCGCCATGGAAGGTCTTCGCGAGAAGACCGGCGCCGACCCGGTCATCACGCTGAAGCGCGCGCTCGAGAACGTCAAGCCCTCGATCGAGGTCAAGTCCCGCCGTGTCGGTGGCGCCACCTACCAGGTGCCGATCGAGGTCAAGCCCGGTCGTGCCGCCACCCTCGCGCTGCGCTGGGTCGTCGGTTACTCCCGCGCCCGCCGCGAGAAGACCATGACCGAGCGCCTCATGAACGAGCTGCTCGACGCCTCCAACGGTCTTGGCGCAGCTGTCAAGAAGCGCGAGGACACCCACAAGATGGCCGAGTCCAACAAGGCCTTCGCGCACTACCGCTGGTAG
- the rpsL gene encoding 30S ribosomal protein S12, translated as MPTIQQLVRKGRQDKVEKNKTPALEGSPQRRGVCTRVFTTTPKKPNSALRKVARVRLTSGIEVTAYIPGEGHNLQEHSIVLVRGGRVKDLPGVRYKIIRGSLDTQGVKNRKQARSRYGAKKEK; from the coding sequence GTGCCTACGATCCAGCAGCTGGTCCGCAAGGGCCGGCAGGACAAGGTCGAGAAGAACAAGACGCCCGCGCTCGAGGGTTCGCCCCAGCGTCGTGGTGTCTGCACGCGTGTGTTCACGACCACCCCGAAGAAGCCGAACTCGGCGCTCCGTAAGGTCGCGCGTGTGCGTCTGACCTCCGGTATCGAGGTCACGGCCTACATCCCGGGTGAGGGACACAACCTGCAGGAGCACTCCATCGTGCTCGTGCGTGGTGGCCGTGTGAAGGACCTGCCGGGTGTTCGTTACAAGATCATCCGCGGCTCGCTCGACACCCAGGGTGTCAAGAACCGCAAGCAGGCCCGCAGCCGCTACGGCGCCAAGAAGGAGAAGTAA
- the fusA gene encoding elongation factor G codes for MATTSLDLAKVRNIGIMAHIDAGKTTTTERILFYTGVSYKIGEVHDGAATMDWMEQEQERGITITSAATTCHWPLEDVDHTINIIDTPGHVDFTVEVERSLRVLDGAVTVFDGVAGVEPQSETVWRQADRYGVPRICFVNKLDRTGAEFLRCVDMITDRLGATPIVMQLPIGAEADFQGVVDLVTMKAYVYSAEATKGEMYDIVDIPAELADSAAEWHGKLIEVVAENDDQVMEQYLEGNEPSVEDLYAAIRRITLNSGKAGETTVTPVFCGTAFKNKGVQPLLDAVVRYLPSPLDVEAIEGHDVKDPELVVKRKPSDQEPLSALAFKIMSDPHLGKLTFVRVYSGRLEAGTAVLNSVKGKKERIGKIYRMHANKREEIDSVGAGDIVAVMGLKQTTTGETLCDDKAPVILESMDFPAPVIQVAIEPKSKGDQEKLGVAIQRLSEEDPSFQVHSDEETGQTIIGGMGELHLEVLVDRMKREFRVEANVGKPQVAYRETIRKTVERIDYTHKKQTGGTGQFAKVQIMIEPLEGGDASYEFVNKVTGGRIPREYIPSVDAGAQEAMQFGILAGYEMVGVRVTLLDGGYHEVDSSELAFKIAGSQAFKEGARKASPVLLEPMMAVEVTTPEDYMGDVIGDLNSRRGQIQAMEERSGARVVKGLVPLSEMFGYVGDLRSKTSGRASYSMQFDSYAEVPRNVAEEIIAKAKGE; via the coding sequence ATGGCCACCACTTCGCTTGACCTGGCCAAGGTCCGCAACATCGGGATCATGGCCCACATCGACGCGGGCAAGACGACCACCACCGAGCGGATCCTCTTCTACACCGGCGTTTCGTACAAGATCGGTGAAGTCCACGACGGCGCTGCCACGATGGACTGGATGGAGCAGGAGCAGGAGCGCGGCATCACGATCACGTCCGCCGCGACGACCTGTCACTGGCCGCTCGAAGATGTTGACCACACCATCAACATCATCGACACCCCGGGTCACGTCGACTTCACCGTCGAGGTGGAGCGTTCGCTCCGCGTCCTCGACGGCGCCGTCACCGTGTTCGACGGTGTGGCGGGCGTCGAGCCGCAGTCCGAGACCGTGTGGCGTCAGGCGGACCGCTACGGCGTTCCGCGTATCTGCTTCGTCAACAAGCTGGACCGCACCGGCGCCGAGTTCCTCCGCTGTGTCGACATGATCACGGACCGCCTCGGCGCGACCCCGATCGTGATGCAGCTCCCGATCGGTGCCGAGGCCGACTTCCAGGGCGTCGTCGACCTCGTCACGATGAAGGCGTACGTCTACTCGGCGGAGGCCACCAAGGGCGAGATGTACGACATCGTCGACATCCCGGCCGAGCTCGCCGACTCCGCCGCCGAGTGGCACGGCAAGCTGATCGAGGTCGTCGCGGAGAACGACGACCAGGTGATGGAGCAGTACCTCGAGGGCAACGAGCCCTCGGTGGAGGACCTCTACGCCGCGATCCGCCGTATCACCCTCAACTCCGGCAAGGCCGGCGAGACCACGGTCACCCCCGTGTTCTGCGGCACCGCGTTCAAGAACAAGGGCGTCCAGCCCCTGCTCGACGCCGTCGTGCGCTACCTGCCGTCGCCCCTGGACGTCGAGGCCATCGAGGGCCACGACGTCAAGGACCCGGAGCTGGTCGTCAAGCGCAAGCCGTCCGACCAGGAGCCGCTGTCGGCGCTCGCGTTCAAGATCATGAGCGACCCGCACCTCGGCAAGCTCACCTTCGTCCGGGTCTACTCGGGCCGCCTCGAGGCCGGCACCGCGGTGCTGAACTCGGTCAAGGGCAAGAAGGAACGCATCGGCAAGATCTACCGCATGCACGCGAACAAGCGTGAGGAGATCGACTCGGTGGGTGCCGGTGACATCGTCGCCGTCATGGGTCTGAAGCAGACCACCACCGGTGAGACGCTGTGCGACGACAAGGCCCCGGTCATCCTGGAGTCCATGGACTTCCCGGCGCCGGTCATCCAGGTCGCCATCGAGCCCAAGTCCAAGGGTGACCAGGAGAAGCTGGGTGTCGCCATCCAGCGTCTCTCGGAGGAGGACCCCTCCTTCCAGGTGCACTCCGACGAGGAGACCGGCCAGACCATCATCGGTGGTATGGGCGAGCTTCACCTCGAGGTGCTCGTCGACCGCATGAAGCGCGAGTTCCGCGTCGAGGCGAATGTCGGCAAGCCCCAGGTCGCGTACCGCGAGACGATCCGCAAGACCGTCGAGCGTATCGACTACACGCACAAGAAGCAGACTGGTGGTACCGGCCAGTTCGCCAAGGTGCAGATCATGATCGAGCCGCTCGAAGGCGGAGACGCCTCGTACGAGTTCGTCAACAAGGTCACCGGTGGCCGCATCCCCCGCGAGTACATCCCCTCGGTGGACGCGGGTGCCCAGGAGGCCATGCAGTTCGGTATCCTCGCCGGTTACGAGATGGTCGGCGTCCGCGTCACCCTTCTCGACGGTGGCTACCACGAGGTCGACTCCTCGGAGCTCGCCTTCAAGATCGCCGGTTCGCAGGCGTTCAAGGAGGGTGCCCGCAAGGCGTCCCCCGTGCTCCTCGAGCCGATGATGGCCGTCGAGGTCACCACGCCCGAGGACTACATGGGCGACGTCATCGGCGACCTCAACTCCCGCCGTGGCCAGATCCAGGCCATGGAGGAGCGCAGCGGCGCTCGCGTCGTGAAGGGCCTCGTGCCCCTTTCGGAGATGTTCGGCTACGTCGGAGACCTCCGCAGCAAGACCTCGGGTCGCGCAAGCTACTCGATGCAGTTCGACTCCTACGCCGAGGTTCCGCGGAACGTCGCCGAGGAGATCATCGCGAAGGCCAAGGGCGAGTAA
- the tuf gene encoding elongation factor Tu gives MAKAKFERTKPHVNIGTIGHIDHGKTTLTAAITKVLHDAYPDLNEASAFDQIDKAPEERQRGITISIAHVEYQTESRHYAHVDCPGHADYIKNMITGAAQMDGAILVVAATDGPMPQTKEHVLLARQVGVPYIVVALNKADMVDDEEILELVELEVRELLSEYEFPGDDVPVVKVSALKALEGDKEWGESVLKLMSAVDEAIPQPERDVEKPFLMPIEDVFTITGRGTVVTGRIERGVLKVNETVDIVGIKTEKTTTTVTGIEMFRKLLDEGQAGENVGLLLRGIKREDVERGQVIIKPGSVTPHTEFQAQAYILSKDEGGRHTPFFNNYRPQFYFRTTDVTGVVTLPEGTEMVMPGDNTLMDVALIQPVAMEEGLKFAIREGGRTVGAGQVTKIIK, from the coding sequence GTGGCGAAGGCGAAGTTCGAGCGGACTAAGCCGCACGTCAACATCGGCACCATCGGTCACATCGACCACGGTAAGACGACCCTCACGGCCGCCATTACCAAGGTGCTGCACGACGCGTACCCGGACCTGAACGAGGCCTCGGCCTTCGACCAGATCGACAAGGCTCCTGAGGAGCGCCAGCGCGGTATCACCATCTCCATCGCGCACGTCGAGTACCAGACGGAGTCGCGTCACTACGCGCACGTCGACTGCCCGGGTCACGCCGACTACATCAAGAACATGATCACGGGTGCGGCGCAGATGGACGGCGCCATCCTCGTGGTCGCCGCCACCGACGGCCCGATGCCGCAGACCAAGGAGCACGTGCTCCTGGCCCGCCAGGTCGGCGTTCCGTACATCGTCGTCGCCCTGAACAAGGCCGACATGGTGGACGACGAGGAGATCCTGGAGCTCGTCGAGCTCGAGGTCCGTGAGCTCCTCTCCGAGTACGAGTTCCCGGGCGACGACGTTCCCGTCGTCAAGGTCTCGGCGCTCAAGGCGCTCGAGGGCGACAAGGAGTGGGGCGAGTCGGTCCTCAAGCTCATGTCGGCCGTCGACGAGGCCATCCCGCAGCCCGAGCGTGACGTCGAGAAGCCGTTCCTCATGCCGATCGAGGACGTCTTCACGATCACCGGTCGCGGTACGGTCGTCACCGGCCGTATCGAGCGTGGTGTCCTGAAGGTCAACGAGACCGTCGACATCGTCGGTATCAAGACCGAGAAGACCACCACCACGGTCACCGGCATCGAGATGTTCCGCAAGCTGCTCGACGAGGGCCAGGCCGGTGAGAACGTCGGTCTGCTGCTTCGTGGCATCAAGCGCGAGGACGTCGAGCGCGGCCAGGTCATCATCAAGCCGGGTTCGGTCACGCCGCACACCGAGTTCCAGGCCCAGGCCTACATCCTGTCGAAGGACGAGGGTGGCCGTCACACCCCGTTCTTCAACAACTACCGCCCGCAGTTCTACTTCCGTACCACGGACGTGACGGGCGTTGTGACCCTTCCCGAGGGCACCGAGATGGTCATGCCGGGTGACAACACCCTCATGGACGTCGCGCTGATCCAGCCGGTCGCCATGGAAGAGGGCCTGAAGTTCGCCATCCGTGAGGGTGGCCGGACCGTGGGCGCCGGCCAGGTCACCAAGATCATCAAGTAA
- a CDS encoding helix-turn-helix transcriptional regulator has product MTTGELDRFAAWIEELVRRRGFDIDSPRGGGKSRLADEAGVHRAAITRLLQRQSMPDLETMRRLAQVLQVPVRDMLIRSGRLSEEDLPLPSAPSAGHTAADGRRLTLEEAADGLGVSADQREMFIRIAGQFLPGEPARSAGRRAPLASD; this is encoded by the coding sequence ATGACCACGGGTGAACTCGACCGCTTCGCTGCCTGGATCGAAGAACTGGTCCGTCGGCGCGGGTTCGACATCGACAGCCCGCGCGGTGGCGGGAAATCGCGCCTCGCGGATGAAGCGGGAGTGCACAGGGCCGCCATCACCCGGCTTCTCCAGCGCCAGAGCATGCCGGACCTGGAGACCATGCGCAGGCTGGCCCAGGTGCTCCAGGTCCCGGTGCGCGACATGCTCATCCGGTCCGGCCGGCTCTCCGAGGAGGATCTGCCCCTCCCGTCCGCCCCGTCCGCCGGTCACACGGCGGCCGACGGGCGCCGGCTCACGCTGGAGGAGGCCGCCGACGGACTCGGCGTCTCGGCCGACCAGCGCGAGATGTTCATCAGGATCGCCGGACAGTTCCTCCCCGGGGAGCCCGCGAGATCCGCCGGACGACGGGCACCGCTCGCCTCCGACTGA
- a CDS encoding ArsR/SmtB family transcription factor: MLRIHFTDADLVRTRVAAAPDPLWEICLSLHRLQTRHGRWAYADWHRATRARIQDTHFTRTLRTLLLPLVPRAAYFPDFLTPPEGAEGLDSGLEAVLTTPPSRVLHEVGVLSRTSRTPSWAPRLAEPGMRGELVRAMRAYHDMAIAPYRERVQARIDAERTARARTVLDHGADGLLEGLGPCLRWRRPVLHTVYPEDRDMSLGGRGLRLVPSYFCWGNPVAFADASLDPVLMYALCHEPHPGPLPGGTGSDAPLTVLLGRTRSTVLRAAATGATTGEIARTAGISAPSASRHTTALRDNGLITSHRQGMRVLHTLTPLGAALLRGSAQGPG; the protein is encoded by the coding sequence ATGCTCCGTATCCACTTCACCGACGCCGACCTCGTCAGGACCCGGGTGGCCGCCGCACCCGACCCGCTGTGGGAGATCTGCCTGAGCCTGCACCGCCTGCAGACCCGCCACGGACGCTGGGCGTACGCGGACTGGCACCGCGCCACCCGCGCCCGGATCCAGGACACGCACTTCACCCGGACCCTGCGCACCCTGTTGTTACCGCTGGTCCCCCGGGCCGCCTACTTCCCCGACTTCCTCACCCCGCCCGAGGGGGCCGAGGGGCTCGACAGCGGTCTGGAGGCCGTCCTCACGACCCCGCCGAGCCGGGTCCTCCACGAGGTCGGCGTCCTCAGCCGTACGTCCAGGACACCGTCCTGGGCACCGCGCCTGGCCGAGCCGGGCATGCGCGGGGAGCTGGTCCGGGCGATGCGGGCCTACCACGACATGGCCATCGCCCCCTACCGCGAACGGGTCCAGGCACGGATCGACGCGGAGCGGACCGCACGCGCCCGTACCGTCCTCGACCACGGAGCCGACGGCCTGCTCGAAGGGCTGGGGCCCTGCCTGCGATGGCGGCGCCCGGTCCTGCACACCGTCTATCCCGAGGACCGCGACATGTCCCTGGGCGGGCGCGGGCTCCGCCTGGTCCCGTCGTACTTCTGCTGGGGCAACCCGGTGGCCTTCGCCGACGCCTCGCTCGACCCCGTCCTGATGTACGCGCTGTGCCACGAACCCCACCCCGGCCCGCTCCCCGGGGGCACCGGCTCGGACGCGCCCCTGACGGTCCTGCTGGGCCGCACCCGCTCCACCGTCCTGCGCGCGGCCGCCACCGGTGCCACCACCGGCGAGATCGCGCGCACCGCCGGGATCTCGGCACCCTCCGCCAGCAGGCACACCACCGCGCTGCGGGACAACGGCCTGATCACCAGCCACCGGCAGGGCATGCGGGTGCTGCACACCCTCACCCCGCTGGGAGCCGCGCTGCTGCGCGGTTCCGCCCAGGGGCCGGGATGA
- a CDS encoding S1 family peptidase has product MRITRLIPAVAAAAVSVLALLSPTASAAPQAPAPTAPVAKAVQPIIGGGYAQNAPWAARLFSNGRETCSATIIAPTWILTAKHCVTGGGLQFRIGSLDQHSGGTVASGVQTYTHSSDLALVRLDRSVSATYATLGQPGTVRVGQNVQVWGWGATSQCGSEANCQSRYLKVADVTVTSGCTDAYGGSAICARRGNGITAGGDSGGPMTLNGVQVGVASTSDRQTTTAYTNVTAYRSWIQQIAGV; this is encoded by the coding sequence ATGCGCATAACCAGGCTGATCCCCGCTGTCGCCGCCGCGGCGGTCTCCGTCCTCGCCCTGCTCTCCCCCACCGCCTCCGCCGCCCCGCAGGCCCCCGCCCCCACCGCGCCGGTGGCCAAGGCCGTGCAGCCCATCATCGGCGGCGGCTACGCCCAGAACGCGCCCTGGGCCGCCCGGCTCTTCTCCAACGGGCGGGAGACCTGTTCGGCCACGATCATCGCCCCGACCTGGATCCTCACCGCCAAGCACTGCGTCACCGGCGGCGGCCTCCAGTTCCGTATCGGCAGCCTCGACCAGCACAGCGGCGGCACCGTGGCGAGCGGCGTCCAGACCTACACCCACAGCTCCGACCTCGCCCTGGTCCGCCTGGACCGCTCCGTGTCCGCGACGTACGCCACCCTCGGCCAGCCCGGCACCGTACGCGTCGGACAGAACGTCCAGGTCTGGGGCTGGGGCGCCACCTCGCAGTGCGGCTCCGAGGCCAACTGCCAGTCCCGCTACCTGAAGGTCGCCGACGTCACGGTGACCAGCGGCTGCACCGACGCCTACGGCGGCTCGGCGATCTGCGCCCGCCGCGGCAACGGCATCACCGCGGGCGGCGACTCCGGCGGCCCGATGACCCTGAACGGTGTGCAGGTCGGCGTCGCCTCCACCAGCGACCGCCAGACCACGACCGCGTACACCAACGTCACCGCGTACCGCTCCTGGATCCAGCAGATCGCAGGCGTCTGA